A single window of Desulfovibrio psychrotolerans DNA harbors:
- a CDS encoding sensor histidine kinase yields the protein MHTAPKATILALDDDPVIRRTMAAYLEDEGYAVREAASGRTGLEMFRQGGIEIVLLDWRLPDMPGSEVLGRIFEEAPTTPVIVVSGTDKVEHVVEALQRGAWDFLMKPLRDLLTLEASIQKCLVRADLLRKEGLHREHLEEQIRRRTEDLEQTNALLRRQIAERIEFEKALADSEERFRQLVENVREAFFIRDMNTGSILYVSPAYAEIWGRSCASLYAAPESLFTTVHAEDQPELLQAWNLLEKGNRPMDEEYRIIRPDNTIRWIRGRAFPVEDETGTPYRIVGIADDITRRKLAEESIKRSLHEKEILLKEVHHRVKNNLQLVSSLLNLQASYIRTPEDKELFLESQNRIHSMTLVHEELYRSDDLSCVEFSDYLPKLTQKLIAALAVDKDIRLVTDIQPIFFPVDTAIPCGLIINELFSNALKHAFRNREEGMVRLSVKRDKEHIRIVMQDNGIGFPLDYDPATARTLGMQLVHSLVDQLGAVLEIEVNRGTTFTISFHAPDRCTLTR from the coding sequence ATGCACACGGCACCCAAGGCGACCATTCTTGCGCTGGACGACGACCCCGTCATCCGCCGCACCATGGCTGCGTATCTGGAAGATGAAGGGTATGCCGTGCGCGAAGCGGCGAGCGGCAGAACGGGACTGGAGATGTTCCGGCAGGGCGGGATTGAAATAGTTCTGCTGGACTGGCGGCTCCCGGACATGCCCGGAAGCGAGGTGCTGGGGCGCATTTTTGAAGAGGCACCCACCACGCCTGTTATCGTGGTTTCCGGCACGGATAAGGTGGAGCACGTGGTGGAGGCTCTGCAACGGGGCGCATGGGACTTTTTGATGAAACCGCTGCGCGACCTCCTCACGCTGGAGGCATCCATTCAGAAGTGCCTTGTGCGGGCCGACCTTTTGCGCAAGGAGGGGCTGCACCGGGAGCATCTGGAAGAGCAGATACGCAGGCGCACCGAAGACCTGGAACAGACCAACGCCTTGCTCCGCCGCCAGATTGCGGAACGCATAGAATTTGAAAAGGCACTGGCGGACAGTGAGGAGCGTTTCCGGCAGTTGGTGGAGAACGTTCGCGAGGCGTTTTTCATACGCGACATGAACACCGGCTCCATCCTGTACGTAAGCCCCGCGTATGCCGAGATTTGGGGGCGTTCATGCGCATCGCTCTATGCCGCTCCGGAAAGCCTGTTCACCACCGTGCACGCCGAGGACCAGCCTGAGTTGCTGCAGGCGTGGAACCTGCTGGAAAAGGGCAACCGGCCCATGGATGAGGAGTACCGCATCATCCGCCCGGACAACACCATACGCTGGATTCGCGGACGCGCCTTTCCTGTGGAAGACGAAACAGGCACCCCCTACCGCATAGTGGGCATTGCGGACGATATAACCCGCCGCAAGCTGGCGGAAGAAAGTATCAAACGCTCGCTGCACGAGAAGGAAATTCTGCTCAAGGAGGTGCACCACCGCGTGAAGAACAACCTCCAGCTGGTTTCCAGTCTGCTGAACTTGCAGGCTTCTTACATCCGAACGCCGGAGGACAAGGAGCTGTTTCTGGAATCGCAGAACCGCATCCACTCCATGACGCTGGTACACGAAGAACTTTACCGCTCGGACGACCTCTCGTGCGTGGAGTTCAGCGATTACCTGCCCAAGCTTACCCAGAAACTCATTGCCGCGCTGGCGGTGGACAAGGATATACGGCTGGTTACGGACATTCAGCCCATATTTTTTCCCGTGGACACGGCCATTCCCTGCGGGCTTATCATCAACGAGCTGTTTTCCAATGCCTTAAAACACGCCTTCCGCAACCGGGAAGAGGGCATGGTGCGTCTTTCCGTCAAGCGCGACAAAGAGCATATCCGCATTGTGATGCAGGACAACGGCATAGGTTTTCCGCTGGATTACGACCCCGCCACCGCGCGCACGCTGGGCATGCAGCTTGTGCATTCGCTGGTGGACCAGTTGGGGGCGGTGCTTGAAATAGAGGTGAATAGGGGCACCACGTTCACCATAAGCTTTCACGCACCGGACAGGTGCACGCTGACCCGCTGA
- the mltA gene encoding murein transglycosylase A has translation MPISGSTQRRRPIVLLALLCLLAAACAKRPVTEFAEVPGKTARTVAQQIDLNRQGLGSWTELAPSLEHSLAYLSRKPSEEPALQREHLTVTWGELRAGLLLLRNLLPRLDAEPDLLAEHFRFVQVTQNPVFTGYYEPAIEADIAPSSVYAYPIYAQPDDLQSVDLSPFHPRFKGERLFYRLEDGKVVPYHTREDIDTHNRLSGRGLEIAWAKDPVDIFFLQVQGSGRLILPDGTEKHVLYAGKNGHQYVSLGRVMRDMGLLQPDGVSMQSIRAYLERHPQRTKELLATNPSYVFLRLSDKGPFGAMNQPLTPRVSLATDPKLLPLGGLLVFSVPLPEQGPRGEFRHGPVLTGLGLAQDTGGAIKGHRLDFFSGYGEEATWIAGHMNTPGNVWILLPKTE, from the coding sequence ATGCCCATTTCCGGCAGCACGCAGCGCCGCCGACCGATCGTTCTGCTGGCCCTGCTGTGCCTTCTCGCCGCAGCCTGTGCCAAGCGGCCCGTAACAGAGTTCGCAGAAGTGCCGGGAAAAACGGCGCGCACCGTGGCCCAACAGATTGACCTGAACAGGCAGGGGCTGGGATCGTGGACGGAACTGGCTCCTTCGCTTGAGCATTCGCTTGCCTACCTGAGCCGGAAGCCTTCTGAAGAACCGGCCCTGCAACGTGAGCACCTGACCGTTACATGGGGCGAGCTGCGGGCCGGACTGCTGCTGCTGCGCAACCTGCTGCCCCGTCTGGACGCCGAGCCTGATCTGCTTGCGGAGCATTTCCGCTTTGTGCAGGTAACGCAGAACCCCGTGTTCACCGGATATTATGAGCCTGCCATTGAGGCGGACATTGCCCCTTCCAGCGTCTATGCCTACCCCATCTACGCCCAGCCGGATGACCTGCAATCCGTGGATCTCAGCCCGTTTCATCCCCGTTTCAAGGGAGAACGCCTGTTCTACCGCCTGGAGGACGGCAAGGTGGTGCCCTACCACACACGGGAGGATATAGACACCCACAACCGGCTCTCCGGGCGGGGGCTGGAGATAGCGTGGGCCAAAGACCCCGTGGATATCTTCTTTTTGCAGGTACAGGGTTCCGGCAGGCTCATTCTGCCGGACGGCACAGAAAAACATGTGCTTTACGCGGGCAAGAACGGGCACCAGTACGTCTCGCTGGGCCGGGTGATGCGCGACATGGGCCTGCTGCAGCCTGACGGGGTAAGCATGCAGTCCATACGCGCGTATCTTGAGCGCCATCCGCAGAGAACCAAGGAACTGCTGGCCACCAACCCCAGTTATGTCTTCCTCCGCCTTTCGGACAAAGGCCCGTTCGGAGCCATGAACCAGCCCCTCACGCCCCGCGTTTCGCTGGCTACGGACCCGAAGCTTCTGCCCCTGGGCGGGCTGCTGGTCTTTTCCGTTCCCCTGCCGGAACAGGGGCCGCGCGGTGAGTTCCGGCACGGCCCCGTGCTGACGGGGCTGGGACTTGCGCAGGATACGGGCGGCGCCATCAAGGGCCACAGGCTGGACTTTTTCAGCGGATACGGTGAAGAAGCCACATGGATTGCCGGACACATGAACACCCCCGGCAACGTGTGGATTCTGCTGCCGAAAACCGAATAG
- the aroL gene encoding shikimate kinase AroL, with amino-acid sequence MIQGSGRMQVRRIYLVGPRASGKSTVGRALAQSLGWRFADTDELVVRGAGCSVADIVSRGGWEAFRDMESAALRAVSGEDALVIATGGGMVLRQENRECMARTGWVVLLMAAPQVLAARLCADPQCEQRPSLTCRGVAEEVAAVLAEREPLYRAVARHVAQAECPVQEIVQDVLQALELRSDT; translated from the coding sequence ATGATTCAAGGGAGCGGGCGCATGCAGGTGCGGCGGATATATCTCGTGGGACCCCGTGCCAGCGGAAAAAGCACGGTGGGCAGGGCGCTGGCGCAAAGCCTTGGCTGGCGCTTTGCAGATACGGATGAACTTGTGGTGCGCGGGGCGGGTTGCTCCGTGGCCGACATCGTGTCCCGTGGCGGCTGGGAGGCCTTCCGCGACATGGAAAGCGCCGCTTTGCGCGCTGTAAGCGGGGAAGATGCCTTGGTCATCGCCACGGGCGGCGGCATGGTGCTGCGGCAGGAGAACAGGGAATGCATGGCCCGTACCGGCTGGGTGGTGCTGCTCATGGCTGCCCCGCAGGTGCTGGCGGCGCGTCTGTGCGCCGACCCGCAGTGTGAGCAGCGTCCGTCACTCACCTGCCGGGGTGTGGCGGAAGAGGTGGCGGCAGTGCTCGCGGAACGCGAGCCTTTGTACCGCGCGGTGGCCCGCCATGTGGCGCAGGCCGAATGCCCCGTGCAGGAAATCGTGCAGGATGTGCTGCAAGCTCTTGAACTCCGGTCAGATACGTAG
- a CDS encoding universal stress protein, with amino-acid sequence MQIRKILVPVDGSEHSTKAARYAVDFAKLVGAELLLLNCRMQVPPMLGPDAYEQAKIGLQNRSNELLEPYRILLRGAGVAFTDRIMEGPVEDAIVQLADFEKCDLIIMGSRGHSDLEGLLVGSTTHRVLQIAACPVTVVR; translated from the coding sequence ATGCAGATTCGGAAAATACTGGTTCCCGTTGACGGGTCGGAGCATTCCACCAAGGCGGCCCGGTACGCGGTGGATTTTGCCAAGCTGGTGGGGGCGGAGCTGTTGCTGCTCAACTGCCGCATGCAGGTTCCGCCCATGCTGGGGCCGGATGCGTATGAGCAGGCCAAGATAGGGCTTCAGAACCGCTCCAACGAACTGCTGGAGCCATACCGGATACTCCTTCGCGGCGCGGGCGTGGCGTTCACGGACCGCATCATGGAAGGGCCGGTGGAAGATGCCATCGTGCAACTGGCCGACTTTGAGAAATGCGACCTCATCATCATGGGGTCCCGCGGGCATTCCGATCTGGAAGGACTGCTGGTGGGCAGCACCACGCACCGCGTTCTGCAAATTGCAGCCTGTCCCGTCACCGTGGTCAGATAG
- the aroC gene encoding chorismate synthase: MSGSTFGRVFRLTTFGESHGPGLGGVVDGCPSGVELGEEDIQRELDMRRPGQGGIATTARSEADRVRILSGVFEGRTTGTPIGFYVENTDQRSRDYGDIMDVWRPGHADYTFDRKFGIRDYRGGGRSSGRETVSRVAGGAIARQFLASQGITVRAYTVELGGIPADVTDPEGASGRPFFSPDPDVVAGWESLVRDVKADGDTLGGIVQVEALGVPAGLGEPVFDKLDAQLAYALMSVGAVKGVEIGSGFGAARMRGSEQNDPMRGNTFASNRSGGILGGISNGMPVIARAAIKPIPSIAKAQTTTTRHGEERTLRIGGRHDICAIPRVVPVLASMVCLVLADMVLLQSRQSLSPLSGLMELDEFDL; this comes from the coding sequence ATGAGCGGCAGCACGTTTGGCAGGGTATTCCGGCTGACCACCTTTGGCGAATCACACGGGCCCGGTCTGGGCGGCGTGGTGGACGGGTGTCCCTCCGGCGTGGAATTGGGGGAAGAGGATATCCAGCGCGAACTGGATATGAGAAGGCCCGGACAGGGCGGCATAGCCACCACCGCCCGCAGCGAGGCGGATAGGGTGCGCATTCTCTCCGGTGTGTTCGAGGGCAGAACCACGGGCACTCCCATTGGCTTTTATGTGGAAAACACCGACCAGCGTTCCCGCGACTACGGGGATATAATGGACGTGTGGCGTCCCGGACACGCGGACTATACCTTCGACCGCAAGTTCGGCATCCGCGACTACCGGGGCGGCGGACGTTCCTCCGGAAGGGAGACGGTGAGCCGCGTGGCGGGCGGGGCCATAGCCCGTCAGTTTCTGGCCTCGCAGGGCATAACCGTGCGTGCCTACACCGTGGAGCTGGGCGGAATCCCGGCAGATGTCACCGACCCGGAAGGTGCTTCCGGCAGACCTTTCTTCTCGCCGGACCCGGATGTGGTGGCAGGCTGGGAAAGCCTTGTGCGTGATGTGAAGGCAGATGGCGACACACTGGGTGGCATCGTGCAGGTGGAGGCGCTGGGCGTGCCTGCCGGTCTCGGGGAGCCGGTGTTCGACAAGCTGGACGCGCAGCTTGCCTACGCACTCATGAGCGTGGGCGCGGTTAAGGGCGTGGAGATAGGCAGCGGCTTCGGGGCGGCGCGTATGCGCGGCAGCGAGCAGAACGACCCCATGCGCGGCAACACGTTTGCCTCCAACCGGTCGGGCGGCATTCTGGGCGGCATTTCCAACGGTATGCCGGTCATCGCGCGTGCCGCCATAAAACCCATTCCCTCCATTGCCAAAGCGCAGACCACAACCACCCGGCACGGCGAGGAACGCACCCTGCGCATCGGCGGCAGGCACGACATATGCGCCATCCCGCGCGTGGTGCCGGTCCTTGCGTCCATGGTCTGCCTTGTACTGGCGGATATGGTGCTGTTGCAGTCCCGGCAGTCCCTGTCGCCCCTTTCCGGGCTGATGGAACTGGACGAATTTGACCTGTAG
- the recD2 gene encoding SF1B family DNA helicase RecD2 produces the protein MQQHPLSASGSSTASSTASSEDGADGENLVAVQGTLERVVFHNAENGYTVFSVRTKKGDTVPVVGHMAEPQPGIALEIWGEWTDNPRFGRQLQMRRHQTVLPAQVEGIRHYLGSGLIHGVGPKTAERIVAAFGEDTFRVLDNEPERLLTVEGIGRKTAEAVREGWSEHRGIRDLIMFLQPHGVSTSYAVRIYRFYGKHALTVVQENPYRLAMDIHGIGFLTADAVARKLGFESESPLRAEAGVLYTLKKITDDGHVYYPFEHLVAKAASDLDISYDLVEEAIRTLRLEERVVLEPLPDGSEAVYLSRFHAYESGISTYLRRILGSPKSVNIPDPDTVVDRVVADMDMHLAEAQVEAVRTAARAKVMVLTGGPGTGKTTITNAIIKVFRSLKAKVLLCAPTGRAAKRMFETSGEEARTIHRLLEYSPREDGFQRNEDNPLACGLLVVDEASMMDTMLMFHLLKAVPLGATVIFVGDVHQLPSVGPGNVLRDVITSGVVDVVELTEVFRQAQESEIITNAHKINCGEVPYLESGKDQLSDFYFIRQEDPDRCAAMIVDLVRNHIPRRFGLDRFNDIQVLTPMHKGSAGAANLNVLLQKALNPGSRLIRRGEREYRLDDKVMQIRNNYDKDVFNGDIGRICVINEKEKELTVRFDDERNVIYAFNELDELVPAYAISIHKSQGSEYPAVVIPVLTQHYVLLQRNLIYTAITRGKRLVILVGAPKALSMAVKNNRMQKRHTLLAERLARRLG, from the coding sequence ATGCAGCAACATCCTCTTTCCGCCTCCGGCTCGTCCACCGCTTCGTCCACAGCTTCGTCAGAGGACGGGGCAGATGGCGAAAACCTCGTCGCCGTGCAGGGCACCTTGGAGCGTGTCGTCTTCCACAATGCGGAAAACGGCTACACGGTGTTCAGCGTGCGCACCAAAAAGGGCGATACCGTGCCCGTGGTGGGGCACATGGCGGAGCCTCAACCGGGTATAGCACTGGAAATATGGGGCGAATGGACAGATAATCCCCGTTTCGGCAGGCAGTTGCAGATGCGCCGCCATCAGACCGTGCTGCCCGCGCAGGTAGAGGGCATCCGCCACTATCTGGGGTCGGGCCTCATTCACGGCGTGGGGCCAAAGACGGCGGAACGCATTGTGGCCGCCTTCGGCGAAGACACCTTCCGCGTGCTGGATAACGAGCCGGAACGTCTGCTCACGGTAGAGGGCATAGGCAGAAAGACAGCGGAGGCCGTGCGCGAAGGCTGGAGCGAGCACCGCGGCATACGCGACCTCATCATGTTCCTGCAACCCCACGGGGTTTCCACCTCCTACGCTGTGCGCATCTACCGCTTTTACGGCAAGCATGCCCTGACCGTGGTGCAGGAAAATCCCTACCGGCTGGCCATGGATATCCACGGCATAGGCTTTCTCACGGCAGACGCCGTGGCCCGCAAGCTGGGCTTTGAGAGCGAATCCCCCCTGCGGGCGGAGGCCGGGGTGCTCTATACCCTGAAAAAGATAACCGACGACGGGCACGTCTACTACCCATTCGAGCATCTGGTGGCCAAGGCCGCTTCCGATCTGGATATTTCCTACGATCTGGTGGAAGAGGCCATCCGCACCCTGCGCCTTGAAGAACGCGTGGTGCTGGAACCCCTGCCGGACGGCAGCGAGGCCGTCTACCTCTCGCGTTTCCATGCCTATGAGTCAGGCATCTCCACCTACCTGCGCCGGATTCTGGGGTCGCCCAAATCCGTGAACATCCCCGACCCCGACACCGTGGTGGACCGCGTGGTGGCGGATATGGATATGCACCTTGCAGAGGCGCAGGTAGAGGCCGTGCGCACTGCCGCCCGCGCCAAGGTCATGGTGCTTACCGGCGGTCCCGGCACGGGCAAGACCACCATAACCAACGCCATCATCAAGGTTTTCCGGTCGCTCAAGGCCAAGGTGCTGCTGTGCGCGCCCACAGGAAGAGCCGCCAAGCGCATGTTCGAGACCTCGGGCGAGGAAGCCCGCACCATCCACCGCCTGCTGGAATACTCGCCGAGGGAAGACGGGTTCCAGCGCAACGAGGATAACCCCCTTGCCTGCGGACTGCTGGTGGTGGATGAGGCGTCCATGATGGACACCATGCTCATGTTCCATTTGCTCAAGGCGGTGCCGCTGGGAGCCACGGTCATTTTCGTGGGCGATGTGCACCAGTTGCCCTCCGTGGGACCGGGCAACGTGCTGCGCGATGTCATCACCTCCGGCGTGGTGGATGTGGTGGAACTGACCGAGGTGTTCCGGCAGGCGCAGGAATCGGAGATCATCACCAACGCCCATAAGATAAACTGCGGCGAGGTGCCGTACCTGGAGTCGGGCAAGGACCAGCTTTCCGATTTTTACTTCATCCGGCAGGAAGACCCGGACCGCTGTGCCGCCATGATCGTGGACTTGGTCAGGAACCATATCCCGCGCCGTTTCGGGCTGGACCGCTTCAACGATATTCAGGTTCTCACCCCCATGCACAAGGGGTCTGCCGGTGCGGCAAACCTGAACGTGCTGCTGCAGAAGGCACTCAACCCCGGCAGCCGCCTCATCCGGCGGGGCGAACGCGAATACCGCCTTGACGACAAGGTCATGCAAATTCGCAATAACTACGACAAGGACGTGTTCAACGGCGATATAGGCCGCATATGCGTCATAAACGAAAAAGAAAAGGAACTGACCGTTCGGTTCGATGACGAGCGCAATGTCATCTATGCCTTCAACGAACTGGATGAACTGGTTCCCGCCTACGCCATTTCCATCCACAAGTCGCAGGGGTCGGAATACCCCGCCGTGGTCATCCCCGTGCTCACCCAGCACTACGTGCTGCTGCAGCGCAACCTCATCTACACCGCCATCACGCGCGGCAAGCGTCTGGTCATTCTGGTGGGCGCACCCAAGGCACTTTCCATGGCGGTAAAGAACAACAGAATGCAGAAACGCCACACCCTGCTGGCAGAACGCCTCGCGCGGCGGCTGGGATAA
- a CDS encoding DVU0772 family protein: protein MSELARFGNLDIDWNLSPEHAVTMYLEWGNNDWHAEYPPVRSKADFSTYFVVDTWGERPVVRLIRRNSEGADELATIPLPNRLANRFIAEYGDLRGIMEPTREIKDWLKAELGHD from the coding sequence ATGAGTGAACTGGCACGCTTCGGCAATCTTGACATTGATTGGAACCTTAGCCCCGAACATGCGGTAACCATGTACCTTGAATGGGGCAATAACGATTGGCATGCGGAGTATCCCCCGGTCCGCTCCAAGGCGGATTTTTCCACCTACTTTGTGGTGGACACATGGGGAGAACGCCCTGTGGTGCGCCTTATCCGCCGCAACTCGGAAGGGGCTGACGAACTGGCGACCATTCCCCTGCCTAACCGTCTGGCGAACAGGTTCATTGCCGAATACGGCGACCTGAGGGGCATTATGGAACCCACCCGTGAGATTAAGGACTGGCTCAAGGCTGAGTTGGGACACGATTAA
- a CDS encoding methyl-accepting chemotaxis protein gives MTTVQKATTLLISGACAVLLLAVAIAIAQPQTMGLWLGVVAGVSVLCLGAAFFFIRSVASGLQGVRGYAAALADGQVAAVMDAAAHNVGDEGLISSLEGLATAFRREMGLKKGIIEGLPTPFLLVDTKERALYTNQACMDMLEIDTPPEKQFGRTLAEIFYNDPTRKTAVGQSIENGKVFQNLQVTIKGHKGGERHVLANVYPLYDMSGTCIGGFCLYLDMTELKRKEEELCAHNELIIRSADRATDISNGLASAAEELSAQVEQSSVSIGEQQARTQEVSHSMEQMNSTVIEVAKSAGNAAELAENAKSKAQEGAAVVNESRRLIDKVYDDAVKLKDDMNALGVQAENIGAVVSVINDIADQTNLLALNAAIEAARAGEYGRGFAVVADEVRKLAEKTMQATKEVTDAIGSIQQSTQKSMVSSENAAKAISENTRLAATSGEVLEAIVRLVEQTADHVRDIAAAAEQQSAASDEIAVATEHISNSAAENAHAMQESAVAVSELARMASDLKAIIAEMKAEAADSCDS, from the coding sequence ATGACAACTGTGCAAAAGGCAACGACCCTTCTGATTTCCGGCGCGTGTGCTGTGCTTCTGCTGGCTGTTGCCATCGCCATTGCGCAACCGCAGACCATGGGGCTCTGGCTCGGTGTTGTTGCGGGTGTTTCCGTGCTGTGCTTGGGGGCGGCTTTTTTCTTCATCCGCAGCGTTGCTTCAGGATTGCAGGGGGTCCGAGGCTATGCCGCTGCTTTGGCGGATGGGCAGGTCGCCGCCGTGATGGATGCTGCCGCACATAACGTGGGGGATGAAGGGCTTATTTCTTCGCTGGAAGGTCTGGCAACGGCATTCCGCCGTGAGATGGGCCTGAAAAAGGGGATTATCGAGGGGCTGCCCACGCCGTTCCTGCTGGTTGATACAAAGGAACGCGCCCTTTATACCAATCAGGCATGTATGGACATGCTGGAGATAGACACCCCGCCGGAAAAGCAATTCGGGCGCACCCTTGCCGAGATTTTTTATAATGATCCAACGCGTAAGACCGCCGTGGGGCAGTCCATCGAAAATGGCAAAGTGTTCCAGAATCTGCAGGTAACCATAAAGGGGCACAAGGGCGGAGAACGTCACGTGCTCGCCAATGTTTACCCTCTGTACGATATGAGTGGAACCTGCATCGGTGGTTTCTGCCTCTATCTGGATATGACGGAACTGAAGCGCAAGGAAGAAGAACTGTGCGCACACAATGAGCTCATTATCCGGTCCGCAGACCGGGCAACAGATATTTCCAACGGCCTTGCCTCCGCTGCTGAGGAGCTTTCCGCGCAGGTGGAGCAGTCTTCCGTATCCATTGGCGAGCAGCAGGCGCGTACACAGGAAGTTTCACATTCCATGGAGCAGATGAACTCCACCGTCATAGAGGTGGCCAAAAGTGCTGGCAATGCGGCGGAACTGGCAGAAAATGCCAAGTCCAAGGCGCAGGAAGGAGCCGCCGTGGTCAACGAGTCCCGCAGGCTTATCGACAAGGTGTACGATGACGCCGTGAAACTGAAGGATGATATGAACGCTCTTGGCGTGCAGGCAGAGAACATAGGGGCAGTAGTCAGTGTGATCAACGACATTGCGGACCAGACCAACCTGCTCGCCCTTAATGCCGCCATTGAAGCCGCGCGTGCAGGGGAATACGGGCGCGGATTCGCCGTGGTGGCGGACGAGGTACGCAAGCTGGCAGAAAAGACCATGCAGGCCACCAAGGAAGTGACCGACGCCATAGGCAGCATTCAGCAGAGTACGCAGAAGAGCATGGTGTCTTCTGAAAACGCCGCCAAAGCCATAAGCGAAAACACGCGCCTTGCCGCCACCTCCGGCGAGGTGCTCGAAGCCATTGTGCGGCTGGTGGAGCAGACGGCGGACCACGTGCGCGACATTGCTGCGGCTGCGGAACAGCAGTCTGCCGCCAGTGATGAAATTGCCGTTGCCACGGAACATATTTCCAACTCCGCTGCGGAAAATGCCCATGCCATGCAGGAATCTGCCGTGGCGGTGAGCGAGCTTGCACGTATGGCCTCTGACCTTAAGGCCATTATTGCAGAGATGAAGGCCGAAGCGGCAGATTCCTGCGATTCATAG